A genomic window from Pseudokineococcus lusitanus includes:
- a CDS encoding inorganic diphosphatase — MEFDVTIEIPKGNRNKYEVDHETGRIRLDRTLFTATRYPADYGFVDGTLGDDGDPLDALVMLDEPTFPGCVVRARAVGMFHMRDEAGGDDKVLCVPAGDPRLEHIQDLTDVGEFYRQEIDHFFRIYKDLEPGKSVEGSHWVGRAEAEAEIERSRTRLAENGGH, encoded by the coding sequence GTGGAGTTCGACGTCACCATCGAGATCCCCAAGGGCAACCGCAACAAGTACGAGGTGGACCACGAGACGGGACGGATCCGCCTGGACCGCACCCTCTTCACCGCCACGCGGTACCCGGCCGACTACGGCTTCGTGGACGGCACCCTGGGCGACGACGGCGACCCGCTCGACGCGCTCGTCATGCTCGACGAGCCCACCTTCCCGGGCTGCGTCGTGCGCGCCCGCGCGGTCGGGATGTTCCACATGCGCGACGAGGCCGGTGGCGACGACAAGGTCCTCTGCGTGCCGGCGGGCGACCCCCGCCTCGAGCACATCCAGGACCTCACCGACGTGGGCGAGTTCTACCGCCAGGAGATCGACCACTTCTTCCGGATCTACAAGGACCTCGAGCCGGGCAAGTCGGTCGAGGGCTCGCACTGGGTCGGCCGCGCCGAGGCGGAGGCCGAGATCGAGCGCTCCCGTACCCGGCTCGCCGAGAACGGCGGCCACTGA
- a CDS encoding MarR family winged helix-turn-helix transcriptional regulator — MTAGDAGDAGPGEQGAGPLAGSALSEEHEAAVADMEAQIGLLVRRARLYGRSVTTALDPSLDPAAYGILLRLSSVGAERTTDLAAFLGIGKPTTSRQLTQLVALGLVERTDDPVDRRASLVRLTAEGRERFSVQRDQRRGLMRDRLAEWDVEDVRTLARLLGRFNDV; from the coding sequence GTGACCGCGGGCGACGCCGGCGACGCGGGCCCCGGCGAGCAGGGCGCCGGCCCCCTCGCCGGCTCGGCGCTCTCCGAGGAGCACGAGGCCGCCGTCGCCGACATGGAGGCGCAGATCGGCCTCCTCGTGCGCCGGGCGCGCCTCTACGGGCGGTCGGTGACGACGGCGCTGGACCCGTCGCTCGACCCCGCCGCGTACGGCATCCTCCTGCGGCTGTCGTCCGTCGGCGCCGAGCGCACGACGGACCTCGCCGCCTTCCTCGGCATCGGCAAGCCGACGACGTCGCGCCAGCTGACGCAGCTCGTCGCGCTCGGCCTCGTCGAGCGGACCGACGACCCGGTCGACCGCCGGGCCTCGCTCGTCCGCCTCACCGCGGAGGGCCGCGAACGCTTCTCCGTGCAGCGCGACCAGCGGCGCGGGCTCATGCGGGACCGGCTGGCGGAGTGGGACGTCGAGGACGTCCGCACGCTCGCGCGGCTCCTGGGCCGCTTCAACGACGTCTGA
- a CDS encoding HAD-IB family hydrolase yields MATSGGSAQVRLTDALDGRRVLVTGVTGFIGEALLRTLLVEVPGVRPVVLVRPKAGQPAADRVARLLRRRTFAPAVEAAGGAEALAARVEVIEGDLSDVPALPRDLDVVVHCAGEVSFAPPIQEAFAANVVGTQHLLDRVVEAGAPGPGRGDRGPVHYVHVSTAYVSGRRRGPVPEAPVEHTVDWRVELAAAQRLAVRVEEDSRTPDVLARLNAEAQALHGRAGPLTVAADAERRRREWVLAEQREAGRQRGHSLGWTDVYTFTKALGERVVEEAGATLPVSVVRPSIVESALEHPYPGWIEGFKMAEPLIMAYGRGELPEVPAAPDATIDVVPVDHVVNALVAVCATTPEPGSPQYFHVSSGARNPLTFRRLYELVREHFLAHPFDTGEPSGPLPTWEFPGAARVERRLALGEGLHRSAEKVLTYVPRSERVRGWSRDLDRLGTRLRTLRQYSDLYLPYTQSELHFVDDATLALHRSLDPADVPALGFDTAVVDWTHYMRDVHVPSVTKPVRKQDELRRLRAKRGPAGVRRALVPAAPDAPPTDVLAVFDLDGTLLTANVVETYLWTRLPGLGGVRAAREVASLAGRLPSMLMAERRDRSDFLRQVYRRYRGADVALLDRLADEALAPALLERASDAALRRVAEHRAAGHRTVLLTGAVEQLARPLAPFFDEVVTARLAVDADGRATGHLTAPPLVGEGRAAWVVRYAEVHGFDLSRSYAYADSHSDLPLLRAVGLPTAVSPDVPLLRAARGAGWPVEVWAARTTLPRRLRTARGGRP; encoded by the coding sequence GTGGCCACGAGCGGAGGGAGCGCGCAGGTGCGCCTCACGGACGCCCTCGACGGACGTCGCGTCCTCGTCACCGGGGTCACCGGCTTCATCGGCGAGGCGCTGCTGCGCACGCTGCTCGTCGAGGTGCCGGGGGTGCGCCCCGTCGTGCTCGTCCGGCCGAAGGCCGGGCAGCCCGCCGCCGACCGCGTCGCCCGCCTCCTGCGGCGCCGCACCTTCGCGCCCGCGGTCGAGGCCGCCGGCGGTGCCGAGGCCCTGGCCGCCCGCGTCGAGGTGATCGAGGGCGACCTCTCCGACGTCCCGGCGCTGCCCCGCGACCTCGACGTCGTCGTCCACTGCGCCGGCGAGGTGAGCTTCGCCCCGCCGATCCAGGAGGCCTTCGCGGCCAACGTCGTCGGCACGCAGCACCTGCTCGACCGCGTCGTCGAGGCCGGTGCCCCCGGCCCGGGGCGGGGCGACCGCGGTCCCGTCCACTACGTGCACGTGTCGACGGCGTACGTCTCCGGGCGTCGCCGCGGCCCGGTGCCCGAGGCGCCGGTCGAGCACACCGTCGACTGGCGGGTCGAGCTCGCCGCGGCGCAGCGCCTCGCCGTCCGCGTCGAGGAGGACAGCCGCACCCCTGACGTCCTCGCCCGGCTGAACGCCGAGGCGCAGGCCCTCCACGGGCGCGCCGGGCCCCTCACCGTGGCCGCGGACGCCGAGCGTCGCCGTCGCGAGTGGGTGCTGGCCGAGCAGCGCGAGGCCGGGCGCCAGCGCGGCCACAGCCTCGGCTGGACGGACGTCTACACCTTCACCAAGGCGCTGGGGGAGCGCGTCGTCGAGGAGGCCGGCGCGACCCTGCCCGTCAGCGTCGTGCGCCCCTCGATCGTCGAGTCGGCGCTCGAGCACCCCTACCCGGGGTGGATCGAGGGCTTCAAGATGGCCGAGCCGCTGATCATGGCCTACGGCCGCGGCGAGCTCCCCGAGGTCCCGGCGGCGCCCGACGCGACGATCGACGTCGTCCCCGTCGACCACGTCGTCAACGCCCTCGTCGCCGTCTGCGCGACGACGCCGGAGCCCGGCTCGCCGCAGTACTTCCACGTGTCCTCGGGCGCGCGGAACCCGCTGACCTTCCGCCGGCTCTACGAGCTGGTCCGCGAGCACTTCCTCGCGCACCCCTTCGACACGGGCGAGCCCTCCGGCCCGCTGCCGACGTGGGAGTTCCCCGGCGCCGCCCGCGTCGAGCGCCGGCTCGCCCTCGGGGAGGGGCTGCACCGCAGCGCCGAGAAGGTGCTGACCTACGTGCCCCGCTCGGAGCGCGTGCGCGGCTGGAGCCGCGACCTCGACCGGCTGGGCACCCGGCTGCGGACGCTGCGCCAGTACTCGGACCTGTACCTGCCGTACACGCAGTCCGAGCTGCACTTCGTCGACGACGCCACGCTGGCGCTGCACCGCTCGCTCGACCCGGCCGACGTGCCTGCCCTCGGCTTCGACACGGCCGTCGTCGACTGGACGCACTACATGCGCGACGTCCACGTGCCGAGCGTCACCAAGCCCGTCCGCAAGCAGGACGAGCTGCGCCGGCTGCGCGCGAAGCGGGGGCCGGCGGGCGTCCGCCGCGCGCTCGTCCCCGCGGCGCCGGACGCGCCGCCGACCGACGTGCTCGCGGTCTTCGACCTCGACGGCACGCTGCTGACCGCGAACGTCGTCGAGACGTACCTGTGGACGCGCCTGCCGGGCCTCGGCGGGGTGCGGGCCGCCCGCGAGGTCGCGTCGCTGGCCGGCCGGCTCCCGTCGATGCTCATGGCGGAGCGCCGCGACCGGAGCGACTTCCTCCGGCAGGTCTACCGCCGGTACCGCGGGGCGGACGTGGCGCTGCTCGACCGGCTCGCCGACGAGGCCCTCGCCCCGGCGCTGCTGGAGCGGGCGAGCGACGCGGCGCTGCGCCGCGTCGCCGAGCACCGCGCGGCCGGCCACCGGACGGTCCTGCTGACGGGCGCCGTCGAGCAGCTGGCCCGACCGCTGGCGCCCTTCTTCGACGAGGTCGTCACCGCCCGGCTCGCCGTGGACGCCGACGGCCGCGCCACCGGTCACCTCACCGCCCCGCCGCTCGTCGGCGAGGGCCGTGCGGCATGGGTCGTGCGCTACGCCGAGGTCCACGGCTTCGACCTCTCGCGCTCGTACGCCTACGCGGACAGCCACTCCGACCTGCCGCTGCTGCGCGCGGTCGGCCTGCCGACGGCCGTCTCGCCCGACGTGCCGCTGCTGCGCGCGGCGCGCGGGGCGGGCTGGCCGGTCGAGGTGTGGGCCGCGCGGACCACGCTGCCGCGCCGGCTGCGCACGGCCCGGGGAGGCCGGCCGTGA